The genomic segment CTTTAAGAGGAATATCAGGAGTGTAGGGGTAATCATATCCAGGTATGCTTAAACCTTTATTATCGGGCATAAGGGTTACTTCAATATCTATTAAATTATTTAATTTGTTCTCTATTGCATCACGTAAACTCATATCTAGTTTGCCTACTCGTGCTTGACTATTTACATCAAGATTAGAGGGGTAAGAATTGATTATTAAAGATAGTCCATTTTCCCATTGTTTTTTTAACTTTTCTACTTTTCTTTCATACTCTTGGGTTGCTTTTTCTTTTTCTTTTTGGTATTCTTGTTCAATTTGAAGACATTTATTTTTCCATTCTTTTAATTTGTGATCATATTTTTGTTTTTCTTGATTATATTTTGGTAAAGTATTTTCTCTATAATCTCTCATTCGTTCTTCGTAGGTAAATGAATCGTAAAGAAACTTCAATAAAAGACCAACACCAGCTGTTCCTACTGCAATAAGAAAGAAAGGAGCTTCGGCTGCAATAATAGCTAATAGTACAATAGATCCAGCTCCTGCTGAAACCGCTGACTTTAATTTACCCATGACTCTTGTAGGAATACTAGGAAGTTCTGGAGGAGTAGGTTTTTCTGGTTTTTTGGGTTCAGGTGCTAGAGAAGGTTTCTCAGGTAATTTAGGACCTTGTAAATGTAAATAAATTTCTTGGGGTAATGCTAAATAGGGATAACAATCCTTTCTGATATATTTAAGAAGAGGATGACTTGACATAATT from the Gloeocapsa sp. DLM2.Bin57 genome contains:
- a CDS encoding DUF559 domain-containing protein, which encodes MSSHPLLKYIRKDCYPYLALPQEIYLHLQGPKLPEKPSLAPEPKKPEKPTPPELPSIPTRVMGKLKSAVSAGAGSIVLLAIIAAEAPFFLIAVGTAGVGLLLKFLYDSFTYEERMRDYRENTLPKYNQEKQKYDHKLKEWKNKCLQIEQEYQKEKEKATQEYERKVEKLKKQWENGLSLIINSYPSNLDVNSQARVGKLDMSLRDAIENKLNNLIDIEVTLMPDNKGLSIPGYDYPYTPDIPLKVISKINNQELFIDIEIDEPWFINKYQEKETCHTLGDNKQLNRDSFFNDNGWVVIRFSEKQVDQEIDQCVDFIFNVSRMIFQPKHRLCNQPPKDHQRWNSDTALDESRPIK